In the genome of Candidatus Thermoplasmatota archaeon, one region contains:
- a CDS encoding acyltransferase gives MRDMTIGKDAIVGEHVLLGVQPKKPTGKLVIGNNAVIRSHTVIYAGNTVGNNFQTGHGTLIRENNRIGNNVSVGSHTVIERDNIIEDNVRIHTGCFIPEFVIIKKKAWLGPGVTILNVLHPPCPKFEECAKSVVIEENAKIGGNVTILPRVTIGKNALIGAGSVVTEDIPPDSVAVGNPARVTKNIKDLDCILGYYDTPYEWEKEANK, from the coding sequence ATGAGGGACATGACCATCGGGAAAGATGCGATAGTGGGAGAACATGTGTTGCTGGGGGTACAGCCTAAAAAACCTACGGGAAAACTTGTTATTGGAAATAATGCTGTAATACGTTCCCATACGGTCATTTACGCTGGCAATACTGTCGGCAATAATTTCCAGACAGGTCATGGAACTCTTATACGGGAAAACAACCGTATTGGCAATAATGTAAGTGTGGGCTCTCATACCGTCATAGAAAGAGACAATATCATTGAGGATAACGTGCGTATTCATACCGGCTGTTTCATCCCAGAATTTGTGATCATAAAAAAGAAGGCATGGCTTGGTCCCGGAGTTACGATATTGAATGTTCTTCACCCTCCTTGCCCAAAATTTGAGGAATGCGCAAAAAGCGTTGTGATAGAGGAAAATGCAAAGATAGGAGGAAATGTGACCATCCTTCCAAGAGTCACCATAGGGAAAAATGCGTTAATCGGTGCTGGTTCAGTAGTGACAGAAGATATCCCTCCAGACAGTGTGGCTGTGGGGAACCCTGCAAGGGTGACCAAAAACATTAAAGATTTGGATTGCATTCTGGGTTACTACGATACACCCTATGAGTGGGAAAAAGAGGCGAATAAATGA
- a CDS encoding DegT/DnrJ/EryC1/StrS family aminotransferase — protein sequence MKVNMAEMFVDDEIKDTAIRVLESKKYVKGQEAKTFEQEFAAFCNAKYGVATNSGTSALHVAMLTVGIKRGDEVIVPSHTFVATVSPLLHIGAKPVFTEINKETYTTDPDEIQKKITNKTKAIVPVHLYGHPCDMDTINELAEEHDLKIIEDACQAHGAEYKGKRVGSIGDMACFSFFPSKNMTVAGDGGMIVTNDEEYAIKARALVNQGRVEGRKYEHDFAGFNYRMSELLAAIGRVQLKHLPEWIEKRRNAARMYNEFLEGENVILPVEKEWAKHVYHLYVIRHERRDELREFLKERSIAAGVHYPMPVHLQPSVRDFTDTVSLPFTEKVAQEVLSIPMHPEMSLEDVRYVADAINEWCKT from the coding sequence ATGAAAGTGAATATGGCTGAAATGTTTGTTGATGACGAAATAAAAGATACTGCAATAAGGGTATTAGAAAGCAAAAAATACGTTAAGGGGCAGGAAGCCAAGACATTCGAACAAGAATTTGCAGCGTTTTGCAATGCCAAATATGGCGTAGCAACTAACTCTGGCACATCTGCCTTGCATGTAGCCATGTTAACTGTTGGAATAAAAAGAGGAGATGAGGTTATCGTTCCCTCGCACACATTTGTGGCAACTGTTTCGCCACTTCTCCACATTGGTGCCAAACCCGTTTTTACTGAGATAAACAAGGAAACATATACAACCGATCCCGATGAGATACAGAAAAAAATAACCAACAAGACAAAAGCCATCGTCCCCGTCCATTTATACGGCCATCCCTGCGATATGGATACCATTAATGAGCTTGCTGAGGAGCATGATCTCAAAATTATAGAAGATGCCTGCCAGGCACATGGCGCCGAGTATAAAGGCAAAAGAGTCGGGAGTATTGGTGATATGGCCTGTTTCAGTTTCTTTCCGTCGAAAAACATGACAGTGGCGGGTGACGGCGGCATGATTGTAACCAATGACGAGGAGTATGCAATAAAGGCCCGAGCACTGGTGAACCAAGGGAGGGTAGAGGGAAGAAAATATGAACATGACTTTGCCGGGTTTAATTACAGAATGAGTGAGTTGTTAGCTGCAATTGGAAGGGTTCAACTCAAACATTTGCCGGAATGGATTGAGAAAAGAAGAAACGCTGCAAGAATGTATAATGAATTCCTGGAAGGAGAAAATGTTATATTGCCTGTGGAAAAAGAATGGGCAAAACATGTTTATCATTTGTATGTCATAAGGCATGAGAGAAGGGATGAATTGAGGGAATTTTTGAAGGAAAGAAGCATTGCTGCCGGTGTTCATTATCCTATGCCGGTTCATCTGCAACCATCTGTCAGGGATTTTACTGATACTGTTTCACTACCATTCACTGAAAAGGTGGCTCAGGAAGTACTCTCCATTCCAATGCACCCAGAGATGAGCCTAGAGGACGTACGTTATGTGGCAGATGCTATCAACGAGTGGTGTAAAACATGA
- a CDS encoding Gfo/Idh/MocA family oxidoreductase, with protein sequence MKLAVIGTGYWGKNHVRALKEMLDEGKIEELYVCDIDEKRAEEMASSFGIPYSLDYKELIHSSIDGVVIATPSDTHYELAKEFLEAGKDVLVEKPMTLDSKDADELIKIAEKNDRILSVGHIFRYHSAVNEIRNKITRGDFGEIYYMMSNRYSLGYPRQDMGVLFALGIHEVDLFCYLLNKEYPEEIFATLGNYIGKTEEIAQIITYFENNVKGYAFESWLSPNGKRRELVVVGSKMSAFVDYLKPNEIKIFDVVISPQGISNEGFYVIPIEYKEPLKEELKDFINCIKTRKQPIADMHTGKRAVEMIEKAITSAKEGKKIKFE encoded by the coding sequence ATGAAGCTAGCGGTTATAGGAACTGGATATTGGGGCAAAAACCATGTGAGGGCACTTAAAGAAATGCTGGATGAGGGAAAAATAGAAGAACTCTACGTTTGCGATATCGATGAGAAAAGAGCAGAGGAGATGGCATCAAGTTTTGGTATTCCATATTCTCTAGATTATAAAGAGCTGATTCATTCTAGCATTGATGGAGTTGTGATTGCTACACCATCAGATACACATTATGAACTTGCAAAAGAATTTTTGGAAGCTGGAAAAGACGTTTTGGTGGAAAAGCCGATGACACTGGATTCAAAAGATGCAGATGAATTAATAAAAATCGCAGAAAAAAATGATAGAATACTTTCGGTTGGGCATATATTCAGGTATCATTCCGCCGTTAATGAAATAAGGAATAAAATAACAAGAGGGGATTTTGGAGAGATATATTACATGATGAGCAATAGATACTCTTTAGGATATCCTCGCCAGGATATGGGCGTACTATTTGCTTTGGGGATACATGAAGTGGATCTTTTTTGCTATTTATTAAATAAGGAATACCCGGAAGAGATTTTTGCAACCCTGGGAAATTATATTGGAAAAACAGAAGAAATTGCACAGATAATAACATATTTTGAGAATAATGTAAAAGGATACGCATTTGAAAGTTGGCTCTCGCCCAATGGAAAAAGGAGGGAATTAGTTGTAGTTGGAAGCAAAATGAGCGCATTTGTTGATTATCTGAAACCAAACGAAATAAAAATATTTGATGTTGTTATCTCTCCTCAGGGAATATCGAATGAAGGTTTTTATGTAATTCCTATAGAATATAAAGAACCACTAAAAGAAGAACTAAAGGATTTCATAAATTGCATAAAGACAAGGAAGCAGCCAATAGCAGATATGCATACGGGAAAGAGAGCAGTTGAAATGATAGAAAAAGCAATAACCTCAGCAAAAGAAGGAAAAAAGATAAAGTTTGAATAA